The following proteins are encoded in a genomic region of Colletotrichum higginsianum IMI 349063 chromosome 9, whole genome shotgun sequence:
- a CDS encoding F5 8 type c domain protein — protein sequence MYTKKAVSVVASLALAKQALGFNAHRHMHADKRDLKVDIVTHWVTVTVIEGQSVPASTPTPTPAPQPEVPEVQYTPTTTSTSIVVVPTPTPIIAAPSTTLLTSVAPKASSSQPPVVEQAKVVAASVSSTTGGKRGVAYNDATKVNPFFSGSCKECSWAYNWDSSDNGLSASGVDFVPMLWGPIDIHTARWTQNADASIAKGSTHILSFNECDMPSQCNLDAGSAAAAHIKYVNPYAGKVKIGAPAITNSNIAGQGLDWLKSWVSACDTAGCSYDFCVTHWYSPSDAASTLFDHIKSVHEICNGKPVWLTEFAPFGTAEQITSFVQTNIPKLDSLEYLERYSYFMASDGVLNSGSGLSALGQAYASA from the coding sequence ATGTACACCAAGAAGGCTGTTTCTGTCGTCGCCTCGCTTGCTCTTGCCAAGCAGGCCCTGGGCTTCAACGCTCATCGCCACATGCATGCGGACAAGCGCGACCTGAAGGTTGACATTGTCACCCACTGGGTCACTGTCACTGTCATCGAGGGCCAGTCGGTGCCTGCCAGCactcccactcccactccTGCTCCCCAGCCCGAGGTCCCCGAGGTCCAGTACACCCCGACCACCACTTCCACATCCATTGTCGTGGTCCCGACCCCAACTCCTATCATCGCTGCCCCCAGCACCACCCTTCTCACTTCGGTTGCCCCCAAGGCCTCCTCTTCTCAGCCTCCCGTTgtcgagcaggccaaggTTGTTGCTGCCAGTGTCAGCTCCACTACCGGTGGCAAGCGCGGTGTCGCCTACAACGATGCCACCAAGGTTaaccccttcttctccggctCTTGCAAAGAGTGCTCCTGGGCCTACAACTGGGACTCGAGCGACAACGGCCTCTCCGCCTCGGGCGTTGACTTCGTTCCCATGCTCTGGGGCCCTATCGACATCCACACTGCCCGCTGGACCCAGAACGCcgacgcctccatcgccaaGGGCTCTACTCATATCCTGAGCTTCAACGAATGCGACATGCCCTCCCAGTGCAACCTTGACGCCGGttccgctgccgccgctcacATCAAGTATGTCAACCCCTATGCCGGCAAGGTCAAGATCGGCGCCCCCGCCATCACCAACAGCAACATTGCCGGCCAGGGTCTCGACTGGCTCAAGTCGTGGGTGTCTGCCTGCGACACCGCCGGTTGCTCCTACGACTTCTGCGTCACCCACTGGTACTCCCCTTCTGACGCCGCCTCTACCCTCTTCGACCACATCAAGTCGGTCCATGAGATCTGCAATGGCAAGCCCGTCTGGCTCACCGAGTTCGCCCCCTTTGGCACCGCCGAGCAGATCACCAGCTTCGTCCAGACCAACATCCCCAAGCTGGACAGCCTCGAGTACCTTGAGCGTTACTCTTACTTCATGGCCAGCGACGGCGTTCTCAACTCGGGCTCTGGCCTTAGCGCTCTTGGCCAGGCCTATGCCTCGGCGTAA